A single window of Methanosarcinales archaeon DNA harbors:
- a CDS encoding ABC transporter ATP-binding protein: MSDNKIIEIKDLTKIYGDGVEIRALDGVNLDIERGEFIAIVGPSGSGKSTLLNQIGILDTPTSGTILLDGIDVTKMSDKQRSTTRNQQLGFIFQYHHLLPDFNALENVMMPLLINGIKHSKAKESARIMLEEVGLADRMDHRMTQLSGGQNQRVAIARALVNNPSIVIGDEPTGNLDTKASDNIYELLRRLNREHNQTFILVTHDERMAAKTDRIIRLVDGRVAEDSGRA; the protein is encoded by the coding sequence GTGTCTGATAATAAAATAATTGAAATAAAGGACCTGACCAAGATATACGGCGATGGTGTGGAGATAAGGGCTCTTGATGGAGTGAACCTGGATATTGAACGTGGAGAGTTTATAGCGATTGTGGGCCCATCAGGTTCAGGTAAAAGTACACTCCTAAACCAGATAGGGATCCTTGATACGCCAACCAGCGGCACCATCCTGTTAGATGGAATAGATGTCACGAAAATGTCTGATAAGCAGCGTTCTACTACCCGTAACCAGCAACTGGGTTTTATCTTCCAGTATCATCACCTTCTGCCAGATTTCAATGCACTTGAAAATGTGATGATGCCGTTATTGATCAATGGTATCAAACATTCTAAGGCAAAGGAATCAGCACGTATCATGCTGGAGGAAGTGGGACTGGCCGACCGGATGGATCACAGGATGACCCAGTTATCCGGAGGCCAGAACCAGAGGGTCGCTATTGCCAGAGCGCTGGTTAACAATCCCAGTATTGTGATAGGGGATGAGCCTACTGGTAACCTTGATACTAAAGCCAGCGATAACATATATGAACTGCTGCGTAGATTGAACCGCGAGCATAACCAGACCTTTATTCTAGTTACCCACGACGAACGTATGGCTGCCAAGACCGACCGCATCATTCGACTTGTAGACGGCCGTGTTGCTGAAGATTCAGGTCGCGCTTAA
- a CDS encoding gamma carbonic anhydrase family protein: MNDRIRGYAGKFPKMSDPIYIDPLATVIGDVELGDHVSIWPNAVIRGDSLIIHIGSWSNIQDNCMVHAGPHTITEIGEYCVVGHGAILHGCSIGNNCMVGMGSIVMNMSNIGDNCIIGAGTLITEGKTFPSGSLIIGSPGKVVRELTVEEISGIRQAAENYWNTALGFMQDK, encoded by the coding sequence ATGAATGACAGGATCCGGGGATATGCCGGAAAATTTCCAAAGATGAGTGACCCGATCTATATCGATCCACTTGCTACTGTGATCGGGGATGTGGAACTGGGAGACCATGTAAGCATATGGCCAAATGCAGTGATCAGGGGTGACTCCCTTATCATTCACATAGGTTCATGGTCAAATATCCAGGATAACTGTATGGTGCACGCCGGACCGCATACTATTACTGAGATTGGAGAATATTGCGTAGTGGGTCATGGGGCTATCCTTCATGGTTGCAGTATCGGAAATAATTGCATGGTGGGAATGGGATCAATTGTAATGAACATGTCAAATATTGGAGATAATTGCATAATCGGTGCCGGGACATTGATAACTGAAGGTAAAACATTCCCGTCCGGAAGCTTGATCATAGGCAGTCCCGGAAAAGTAGTAAGGGAATTAACGGTTGAAGAGATCTCAGGTATCCGGCAAGCTGCTGAGAATTATTGGAATACGGCTCTTGGATTTATGCAGGATAAATAG
- a CDS encoding cofactor-independent phosphoglycerate mutase: MKYVVLLGDGMADYPLEELNGLTPLQAADTPNMDHAASNGQCGLAMTIPPDMPPGSDVANLSILGYDPKKYYSGRGPLEAASIGVQLGPDDIAFRCNLITEQDGIIADYSAGHITTQEAGELIKLVDEKLGSGTVKFHPGISYRHLLVLSNSQCQDVQCTPPHDQVGGKVKDFLPIGKGSELLIQIINDSRPILESSDINKIRVKKGKNTGNMIWPWAQGRAPTMPTLKEMYGLTGGMISAVDLLKGLGVYAGLEVIDVPGATGYLDTNYQGKAKAAIQALRSDDFVYVHVEAADEAAHIGDIEAKIKAIEDFDHKIVGPILKGLSAFDDYKVLILPDHRTPIELRTHTHDPVPFVVLSSNDAKDEVTEYNEFSVENGSLGIVNGHRIMNYLINGKF; encoded by the coding sequence ATGAAATACGTAGTACTCCTTGGCGACGGCATGGCAGACTATCCACTGGAAGAATTAAACGGTCTGACCCCCTTGCAGGCAGCAGATACACCCAATATGGATCATGCTGCTTCCAATGGACAGTGCGGACTGGCAATGACAATCCCCCCGGACATGCCTCCCGGATCAGACGTGGCAAATCTATCTATCCTGGGATATGACCCTAAAAAGTACTACTCAGGCAGGGGTCCCCTGGAAGCAGCAAGCATAGGAGTGCAGCTAGGACCTGATGATATCGCTTTCAGGTGCAATCTCATAACCGAACAGGACGGGATAATCGCAGATTACAGCGCTGGCCATATCACCACACAAGAAGCTGGAGAATTGATCAAATTGGTGGATGAAAAACTGGGCAGCGGCACGGTCAAGTTCCATCCAGGTATCAGCTACCGTCACCTCCTTGTGCTGTCCAACAGCCAATGCCAGGATGTGCAGTGCACCCCACCCCATGACCAGGTGGGTGGGAAAGTCAAGGATTTCCTGCCAATCGGCAAGGGTTCGGAATTGCTGATTCAAATAATTAACGATTCCAGGCCAATTCTGGAGAGCAGTGACATTAATAAAATACGTGTCAAAAAGGGAAAAAATACAGGCAATATGATATGGCCCTGGGCACAGGGCAGAGCACCCACTATGCCTACACTCAAAGAAATGTATGGTTTAACAGGTGGCATGATATCAGCAGTGGATCTGTTGAAAGGTCTGGGTGTGTATGCAGGGCTGGAAGTGATCGATGTACCTGGTGCAACCGGGTATCTGGATACCAATTATCAAGGCAAAGCCAAAGCTGCAATTCAGGCATTGAGATCAGATGATTTTGTATACGTACATGTTGAGGCCGCTGACGAGGCGGCTCACATCGGCGATATTGAAGCAAAGATCAAAGCTATTGAAGATTTCGACCACAAAATAGTAGGACCTATTCTGAAGGGGCTGTCAGCTTTTGATGATTATAAGGTTCTCATATTGCCGGATCATCGAACCCCGATCGAGCTCAGGACCCATACACATGATCCAGTACCCTTTGTCGTATTATCAAGTAATGATGCTAAGGATGAAGTGACCGAATATAATGAATTCTCTGTAGAAAACGGTTCATTGGGGATTGTGAATGGTCACCGGATAATGAATTATCTTATCAATGGAAAATTCTAA
- a CDS encoding AIM24 family protein has product MSNEMYEVIDYVSTDDGTIVEVLQFPQLAGSADLRVAHNLFYASQSGMRLKMIRITLNNSYARLEPGALYFMKGNLKMKASSGGGIMKGLSRKMLSGETFFVNEIHGAGEIYLEPSFGHFFLYHVKKDDKAIIVDRGLFYAGTSGLDISSGMQKNISSALFGGEGLFQTKISGEGIAVLYSPVPVTEIQKMELNNEKLSVDGNFTLLRSEGIEFKAEKSSKSWVATSVSGEGLLQTFSGTGSVWIAPTQGIYELLSTSEGISQMSLAPGTMNTQTETTTKKRK; this is encoded by the coding sequence ATGAGTAATGAAATGTATGAAGTTATTGACTATGTATCAACCGATGACGGAACAATTGTTGAAGTGCTACAATTTCCACAACTTGCAGGTTCTGCAGATTTGCGCGTCGCACACAACCTGTTCTATGCTTCGCAAAGTGGAATGCGACTCAAAATGATACGAATTACATTAAACAATTCTTATGCCCGGCTCGAACCTGGAGCTTTGTACTTTATGAAAGGAAATCTCAAAATGAAGGCGAGTTCAGGTGGTGGAATTATGAAAGGATTATCACGAAAAATGCTATCTGGTGAGACATTCTTTGTTAATGAAATACACGGAGCCGGTGAGATATATTTAGAGCCTTCTTTTGGTCACTTTTTTCTCTACCATGTTAAAAAAGACGATAAAGCTATCATTGTGGACAGAGGGCTCTTCTATGCTGGAACATCTGGTTTGGATATAAGTTCAGGAATGCAAAAGAATATTTCCTCTGCATTATTTGGAGGAGAAGGACTATTTCAAACAAAGATTAGCGGGGAAGGTATTGCAGTATTATATTCTCCAGTTCCAGTTACTGAGATACAGAAAATGGAACTCAATAATGAAAAATTAAGCGTTGATGGAAATTTCACATTATTGAGATCTGAAGGGATCGAATTTAAAGCAGAGAAAAGCAGCAAGTCCTGGGTTGCAACATCCGTTTCTGGCGAAGGGTTATTACAGACATTCTCTGGCACCGGTTCAGTATGGATTGCACCTACACAAGGAATTTATGAGTTATTGTCAACCTCTGAAGGTATATCACAAATGTCATTGGCACCTGGAACAATGAATACACAAACTGAAACGACTACAAAGAAGAGAAAATAA
- a CDS encoding DJ-1/PfpI family protein → MEKSILMVIAPNRFRDEEFLVPKKIFEDAGVDVTVASTRTGIATGKLGAKVNVETNISDVKADDFDAVVFVGGSGVEDYGLHQNPKLHNLVIEAYNQNKVTAAICIAPMILAESGILKEKNVTTFPSSEDYITQRGGHLTHESVSVDGKIVTGNGPEAARKFGETILKLLG, encoded by the coding sequence ATGGAAAAATCAATATTAATGGTAATCGCCCCAAACAGATTCAGGGACGAAGAATTTCTGGTTCCAAAAAAGATATTTGAAGATGCAGGTGTCGATGTAACTGTAGCATCTACCAGAACCGGTATAGCTACTGGAAAATTAGGGGCAAAGGTTAATGTGGAGACTAATATCTCAGATGTTAAAGCTGATGATTTTGATGCTGTGGTATTTGTAGGGGGCAGTGGGGTTGAAGATTATGGACTACACCAGAACCCGAAGCTTCATAATCTGGTAATAGAAGCATATAATCAGAATAAGGTGACTGCTGCTATCTGCATTGCACCAATGATCCTGGCTGAATCTGGTATCCTAAAAGAAAAAAATGTTACTACTTTTCCTTCATCAGAAGATTATATCACGCAAAGAGGTGGGCATCTCACTCACGAATCAGTTTCGGTAGATGGAAAAATAGTTACTGGCAACGGTCCTGAAGCGGCCCGGAAGTTCGGCGAGACCATCCTTAAGCTATTAGGTTAA
- the pyk gene encoding pyruvate kinase has translation MNIRRTKIICTIGPASNSDSKLNSLIKAGMDVARLNFSHGSHEEHIDNIRRIREISANLDRHTAILQDLSGPKVRVGVFPDGAVSLERGAEFILTVRDVPGNEHMASVSYQDLPGAVKQNDTILLSDGLIQLKVIDSDASEINCKVEVGGQLSSHKGINLPAGSIKIPSMTPKDRNDVEAGIKEGVDFIALSFVREAKDVTKLENIINNKGADIPIIAKIEKHEAVENIDEIIDVADGIMVARGDLGVEIPVENVPPIQKMLVRKCNQAGKPVITATQMLRSMVDNPRPTRAEAADVANAVLDGTDAVMLSEETAVGSFPVETVKMMSRITARIENSDDFNRTMSIRELPEGHSIAEAIGHSAIQIAQQIGADAIITPTGHGKTAMTVSRYRPLIPILGLSSDHTILRRLSLIWGIKPVKVDYSDDMNVITEIVKNVAVENGFKQGDKLVITASVPAGGQTNMIKVLVIQDE, from the coding sequence CTGAATATCAGACGCACAAAGATCATTTGTACAATCGGACCTGCCAGTAATAGCGACTCCAAACTTAACAGCCTGATCAAAGCTGGTATGGATGTGGCCCGCTTGAACTTCTCTCACGGTTCACATGAAGAACATATTGATAATATACGCAGGATAAGGGAGATTTCAGCCAACCTTGACAGACATACGGCCATACTGCAGGATCTAAGCGGCCCCAAGGTACGTGTAGGAGTATTTCCAGATGGTGCAGTCAGTCTTGAGAGGGGAGCTGAATTCATATTAACAGTGAGAGATGTACCAGGGAACGAGCACATGGCATCGGTCAGTTACCAGGACCTACCCGGTGCAGTGAAGCAAAATGATACCATTCTGTTATCTGACGGGCTTATCCAGCTCAAGGTTATTGATTCAGATGCAAGTGAGATCAATTGCAAGGTGGAAGTAGGAGGACAGCTATCGTCCCACAAGGGAATTAACCTGCCTGCCGGGTCTATAAAGATACCTTCCATGACACCCAAAGATAGAAATGACGTTGAAGCAGGCATCAAGGAAGGAGTGGATTTCATAGCCCTATCCTTTGTAAGGGAAGCTAAGGATGTAACCAAATTAGAAAACATCATCAATAACAAGGGTGCTGATATCCCGATCATAGCTAAGATAGAGAAACATGAAGCTGTTGAAAATATTGATGAGATAATTGATGTGGCTGATGGGATAATGGTAGCAAGAGGTGATCTTGGTGTAGAGATCCCAGTGGAGAATGTACCTCCCATTCAGAAGATGCTGGTGCGTAAATGCAACCAGGCCGGTAAGCCTGTTATAACCGCCACTCAGATGTTACGAAGCATGGTCGATAATCCCAGACCTACCAGGGCAGAGGCTGCGGATGTTGCCAATGCTGTGCTGGACGGAACAGATGCAGTAATGCTTTCTGAAGAAACAGCTGTGGGCAGTTTCCCTGTAGAAACTGTAAAAATGATGTCAAGGATCACGGCTAGAATCGAAAATTCTGATGATTTTAACAGGACCATGTCCATTCGCGAACTTCCTGAAGGCCATTCCATAGCAGAAGCAATCGGTCATTCGGCCATCCAGATCGCTCAACAGATCGGTGCCGATGCAATTATTACGCCTACCGGTCATGGAAAAACTGCTATGACAGTATCCAGGTACAGACCCCTTATACCCATTCTTGGTCTAAGTTCTGATCATACCATACTCAGAAGGCTCTCTCTTATCTGGGGTATAAAGCCAGTGAAGGTTGATTATTCTGACGACATGAATGTAATCACAGAAATTGTAAAAAATGTGGCTGTTGAGAATGGTTTCAAACAGGGTGATAAGCTGGTGATCACTGCCAGTGTGCCGGCTGGAGGCCAGACCAACATGATTAAAGTGCTGGTGATACAAGATGAATGA
- a CDS encoding NAD-dependent epimerase/dehydratase family protein: MKLTDKHILVTGGAGFIGSHVIDNLIQHNKVTVFDNLSSGRMEFIQHHIGDDNFSFIEGDLLEPDLIQSSLEDIDMVFHLAANPDVKLGAEDTYVHFEQNILATYNLLEAMRKSGTGKVAFTSTSTVYGEARVIPTPEDYGPMVPISLYGSSKMACEALISSYCHTFDMFAWIYRFANIVGERGTHGVLVDFINKLRVDPFTLEILGSGKQNKSYLDVVDCVDAMVFCVEHADEMVNIFNIGSEDSIDVVGIADIVTEKMGYIDVEYRFTGGVDGGAGWKGDVKLMLLSIEKLKNLGWKLPHNSHQSIEMAVSSLLKE, encoded by the coding sequence ATGAAATTAACCGATAAACATATACTAGTTACAGGCGGTGCGGGTTTCATCGGCAGCCATGTAATAGATAATCTTATCCAGCACAATAAGGTCACAGTATTTGATAACCTGAGTTCCGGGAGGATGGAATTCATCCAGCATCATATTGGTGATGATAACTTCTCATTTATCGAAGGAGACTTACTGGAACCTGATTTGATCCAATCATCATTAGAAGATATCGATATGGTATTTCACCTCGCCGCCAACCCTGATGTGAAACTGGGGGCAGAAGATACTTATGTCCATTTTGAGCAGAACATACTTGCCACTTATAACCTGCTGGAGGCCATGAGAAAAAGTGGGACCGGAAAGGTTGCATTTACTTCCACTTCCACTGTTTATGGAGAAGCCAGGGTGATCCCCACACCCGAGGATTACGGGCCAATGGTTCCCATATCATTGTACGGCTCATCCAAAATGGCCTGCGAGGCATTGATTTCCTCGTATTGTCATACCTTCGACATGTTCGCCTGGATCTACCGATTTGCCAACATTGTGGGAGAAAGGGGTACCCATGGCGTACTTGTGGATTTCATAAATAAATTAAGGGTAGACCCTTTTACACTCGAGATTTTGGGCTCTGGCAAGCAGAATAAATCATACCTGGATGTAGTGGACTGCGTGGATGCAATGGTATTTTGTGTGGAGCATGCTGATGAAATGGTAAATATTTTCAATATCGGATCTGAGGATTCCATTGACGTGGTAGGTATTGCAGATATTGTGACCGAAAAGATGGGGTATATTGATGTGGAATACCGGTTCACCGGGGGTGTGGATGGCGGTGCAGGCTGGAAAGGTGATGTAAAGCTCATGCTACTCTCTATTGAAAAATTGAAAAATCTTGGCTGGAAGCTTCCCCATAATTCACACCAGAGTATTGAGATGGCAGTATCATCACTACTGAAAGAATAA